The Pseudomonas protegens genome contains the following window.
ACTTCCGGCGTGAGGATCATCCGCGCCAGGTGCGCCAGCAGCATGCGCCAGGCCTGGCGCGGCTCATCGATATCGGTGATCAGTGCCAGCAGATCACGGGCCAGCGGACCGGACAGGCCGATGCGCTGCAGACGGCGCCAGAGGTTGGCCTGCTCCGGACGACTCCCCTGCAATTGGCTCCAGGCCAGGGAACCGAGCTGCACTTCCAGCAGCTCGCGCAGGCCGTTGAGCTCGAAACGCATCGAGTCCAGCGCACGGGAATCAGCAGCCGGTGCGGCTGGCGCCGGGGCCGGGCGCGGACGCTCGGTCAGGGTCGGCTCGATCAGTGGTTCGGCAGCGGTCAGCGGCAGGCCGGCGAACAGCTGGCGATTGGTGATCGAGGCATTGTCGCCCTCGCCCCGCAGGCTCAGTTCGGCCTGAGCGGTGACGATCCGCGACTGAGTCTTGCGCAACTCGTCCTCAAGCTCCATGTTCGGAACCCGCGGCGACAGGGCCGACAACTTGTAATCCAGCGCAGCCGTCAGCTCGACCCCGCCGGCAATCCGCCGGTTGCCGATGATGGCAGCTTCAGCGCCCAACTCATCACGAACCAGTTTCATGGCCTGACGCATATCGGCGGCGAAAAAACGCTTAACTTGCATAACCCACTACCTCAGCCGTTGGGCCCTACTGTCGCAACGATGGTCACTTGCTTGTTGTCAGGAATTTCCTGGTACGCCAGCACATGCAAACCTGGAACGGCGAGACGCCCGAACCGCGAAAGCATGGCGCGGACCGGACCCGCTACCAACAGAATCACCGGTTGACCTTGCATCTCTTGACGCTGCGCCGCTTCGATCAGCGAACGTTGCAGCTTCTCAGCCATGCTTGGCTCCAGCAGAACGCCTTCTTCCTGGCCTTGTCCTGCCTTCTGCAAACTGCTGAGCAAAATTTGTTCCAACCTTGGCTCCAAGGTGATCACAGGCAGCTCAGACTCAGTGCCTACAATGCTTTGGACGATTGCACGGGACAGTCCGACGCGAACCGCCGCGACCAAAGCGGCAGTATCTTGACTCTTGGCGGCATTGTTGGCGATGGCCTCGGCGATGCTGCGGATGTCGCGCACCGGCACCTGTTCGGCCAGCAGCGCCTGCAGCACCTTGAGCAGTTGCGACAGCGACAGCACCCCCGGCACCAACTCCTCCGCCAGCTTTGGCGAACTCTTGGCCAGCAGTTGCATCAATTGCTGCACTTCCTCGTGGCCGATCAGCTCGCTGGAGTGCTTGTAGAGAATCTGGTTCAAGTGGGTGGCGACCACGGTACTGGCGTCCACCACGGTGTAGCCCAGGGACTGCGCCTGGGGCCGCTGGCTGATCTCGATCCACACCGCCTCCAGGCCGAACGCCGGGTCCCGGGCCGAGATACCGTTGAGCGTGCCGTAGACCTGCCCCGGATTGATCGCCAGCTCGCGATCCGGGTAGATCTCGGCCTCGGCCAGGATCACCCCCATCAGCGTCAGGCGATAGGCGCTGGGCGCCAGGTCCAGGTTGTCGCGGATATGCACGGTGGGCATGAGGAAACCCAGGTCCTGGGAGAGCTTCTTGCGCACCCCCTTGATCCGCGCCAGCAACTGCCCACCCTGGTTGCGGTCCACCAGGGGAATCAGGCGATACCCCACTTCCAGGCCGATCATGTCGATCGGAGTGACGTCGTCCCAGCCCAGCTCCTTGGTTTCCATGGCGCGGGCCGGAGACGGCAGCAGGTCCTGCTGACGCTGGATCTCTTCCTGCGCCTTGACCTTGACCAGATTCTGCTTCCGCCAGACCAGGTACGCTGCGCCGCCGGCCACTGCCGCCAGGCTGAGGAAGGAGAAGTGCGGCATGCCCGGCACCAGCCCCATCACCGCCATCAGGCCCGCAGCCACCGCCAGCGCCTTGGGCGAGGCGAACATCTGCCGGTTGATCTGCTTGCCCATCTCTTCGGAGCCCGAAGCTCGGGTGACCATGATGGCCGCCGCGGTGGACAGCAACAGCGATGGCAACTGCGCCACCAAACCGTCACCAATGGTCAGCAAGGCGTAGACCTTGCCGGCGTCGGCAAAGGTCATGTTGTGCTGGAAGATACCGACCGCCATGCCGCCGATCAGGTTGATGAAGAGGATCAGCAGACCGGCGATGGCGTCACCGCGGACGAACTTGCTGGCACCGTCCATGGAACCGTAGAACTCGGCCTCCTGGGCCACTTCCAGACGGCGCAGCTTGGCCTGGTTCTGGTCGATCAGCCCGGCGTTGAGGTCGGCGTCGATGGCCATCTGCTTACCGGGCATGGCATCCAGGGTGAAGCGCGCGCTCACCTCGGAGATCCGCCCGGCGCCCTTGGTCACGACCACGAAGTTGATGATCATGAGGATCGCGAACACCACGATACCGACCACGTAGTTGCCGCCGATCACCACCTCACCGAAGGCCTGGATCACCTTGCCCGCAGCTGCGTGGCCCTCTTGGCCGTGGAGCATCACCACCCGGGTCGAGGCGACGTTGAGCGCCAGTCGCAACAGGGTGGCCACCAGCAGGATGGTCGGGAATACCGCGAAATCCAGCGGCCGCAGGGCGTACACGCAGACCAGCAGGACCACGATCGACAGGGCGATGTTGAAGGTGAAGAACACGTCCAGCAGGAACGCCGGCACCGGCAGCATCATCATGGCCAGCATGACCAACAGCAGCACCGGTACACCCAGGTTGCCTCGACCGAGGTCAGCCAGGTTACTGCGAGCCGTGCTGATTAACTGAGAGCGATCCACCGATTTACCCCGTTCCGTAAAGCAAACTTTTGACGCCTGAAGCGGCACGGGGCTGCTACTGCAAGAAGCCTTCCAACTTTGCCGAGGCGGCGCAAACGTGCGCCAAACCTGAAGCAATCCGGGTATCGACGGACAGGATCGCGGGTCTGCTCTTAACCGCCAGATGGGACGGCGCAAGGCCAGCCAAAGGAGCCAGGGTTACGAAGTCAAATAATGGCAATTAGCCATTTTTCTGACAAAGACAAGACCTGGTCGCCGACCAGGCCGGACCTGAATGCCTGTGACTAGAGCGGCTCGACGGGACCACCGGGGGATTGCTTGCCGGACGTGTCACGCCGCAAGTCCGGCGGAATCGGCAGGTCCTTGAGCGGATCGGGGCGCTTGCCCTTGCCCGCGCGATGCTGGCGGATCTGATAGACGTAGGCCAGGACCTGAGCCACCGCCAAATACAGGCCCGCAGGAATCTCTTCCTCAAGCTCGGTGGAGTAGTAGATCGAACGCGCCAGGGCCGGGGATTCCAGCAGCATCACTTCATGGGCCACGGCAATCTCGCGGATCTTCAAGGCCAGGAAATCACTGCCCTTGGCCAGCAGCACCGGCGCCCCGCCCTTCTCGGCGTCGTACTTGAGAGCCACGGCGTAGTGGGTCGGGTTGGTGATGACCACGTCGGCCTCGGGAATCGCCGCCATCATCCGTCGCTGGGACATCTCGCGCTGAGTCTGGCGAATCCGCTGCTTGACCTCGGGCCGCCCCTCCTGGTCCTTGTGCTCGTCACGCACTTCCTGCTTGGTCATCAACAGCTTCTTGTGGGCCTGATAGATCTGCACCGGCACATCCACCGCCGCGATCAGGATCAGCCCGCACGCCATCCACAAGGTGCTCCAGCCCACCACCTGGACGCTGTGGATGATCGCCAGCTCAAGGGGTTCGTGGGCGATCCGCAGCAGGTCGTCAATGTCCGACGACAACACCGAAAGCGCCACGAACAGCACCAGGCCGAACTTGGCCAGGGCCTTGAGCAGCTCGATCACCGCCGAGAAAGAAAACATCCGCTTGAGACCAGCGGCCGGGTTCATCCGACTGAACTTGGGCGCCAGGCTCTTGCCCGCGAACAGCCAGCCCCCTAGGGAAATCGGGCCGATGATGGCCGCCAGCAACAAGGTCAACAGCACCGGCTGCACCGCCAGGATGGCGATCTTGCCCGAGTGCAGCAGGTACTGCCCCATGGATCCCGGGCTCAGCAGCACCTCCCGGGGCAAGGAGAAATTCAGACGCATGATTTCCAGCAGGTCCAGGGCCAGGCCACCGCCATACACCAGCAGGCCGCCCGCCCCCGCCAACATGATCGCCAGGGTATTGAGCTCCTTGGAACGGGCGATCTCGCCCTTTTCCCGGGAGTCCTTCTTGCGCTTCTCCGTGGGGTCTTCTGTCTTGTCCTGACCGCTCTCGCTTTCCGCCATGGCTCAGCGCGCCTTTGCCAGTTCGCGTAAGAACTGCAGGGCCTCGGAGGCCAGCGGTTGATACTGGTTGAGAATGTCGGCCAGGCTGATCCAGACAATGGCCATGCCCAGCACCAGGGTCAGCGGGAAGCCGATGGAGAAGATGTTCAACTGCGGCGCCGCCCGGGTCATCACGCCAAAGGCGATGTTGACCACCAGCAAGGCGGTGATCGCCGGCAGCACCAGCAGCAGCGCCGCCCCCAGCACCCAGCCCAGCTTGCCCGCCAGCTCCCAGTAGTGATTGACCATCAGGCCACCGCCAACAGGCAGCGTGGTAAAGCTCTCGGTGAGCACCTCGAACACCACCAGATGGCCGTTCATGGCCAGGAACAGCAGGCTGACCAGCATGGTGAAGAACTGCCCGATCACCGCCACCGACACGCCGTTGGTGGGGTCGACCATGGAGGCGAAGCCCATGCCCATCTGGATCGCCACGATCTGCCCGGCAATCACGAAGGACTGGAAGAACAACTGCAGCGAGAAGCCGAGCACCGCGCCGATCAGGATCTGCTCGGCAATCAGCAGCAGGCCGCTGAGGTCCAGGGCATGCACCTCGGGCATGGGCGGCAGGCCCGGGGCGATGACCACGGTAATCGCCAGGGCGAAGTACAGACGCACCCGGCGCGGCACCAGGGTGGTACCGAAGATCGGCATCACCATCAGCAAGGAAGTGACCCGGAACAGCGGCAGCATGAAGCTCGCCACCCAGGTACTGATCTGGGTGTCGGTCAACGCCAGCAGGGACATCGGCTCAGCCGATCAGCTGAGGAATACTGCCGTACAACTGACGGATGTATTCCATGAAGGTTTGCACCAGCCAGGGGCCGGCGACGATCAGGGTCACCAGCATCACCAGCAGGCGCGGCAGAAAGCTCAGGGTCTGCTCGTTGATCTGGGTGGCCGCCTGGAACATGGCCACCATCAAGCCCACCAGCAGGCTGGGCACCACCAGCACCGCCACCATCATGGTGGTCAGCCAGAGCGCTTCGCGAAACAGGTCTACCGCGACTTCAGGAGTCATTGTCGAATACCCGCCAACAAGGTTTTAGACACCACCGAAACTGCCCGCCAAGGTGCCGATGATCAGGGCCCAGCCATCCACCAGGACAAACAGCATGATCTTGAACGGCAGGGAAATGATCAGCGGCGAGAGCATCATCATGCCCATCGCCATCAGCACACTGGCCACCACCAGGTCGATGATCAGGAACGGGATGAAGATCATGAAGCCGATCTGGAACGCGGTCTTGAGCTCGGAGGTGACGAAGGCCGGCACCAGGATGGTCAGCGGCGCCTGGTCGGGACTGGCGATGTCGGTGCGCTTGGACAGGCGCATGAACAGCTCCAGATCGCTGCTGCGGGTCTGCGCCAGCATGAAGTCCTTGATCGGCACCTGCGCCTTGGCCACCGCATCCTGGGCCGTGAGCTTTTCCGCCAGGTACGGCTGCAAGGCGTCCTGGTTCACCCGATCGAATACCGGCGCCATGATGAACATCGTCAGAAACAGCGCCATGCCGGTGAGGATCTGGTTCGACGGGGTCTGCTGCAGGCCCAGGGCCTGACGCAGGATCGAGAAGACGATGATGATCCGGGTGAAGCTGGTCATCAGCATGACGAACGCCGGGATGAAGCTCAGCGCGGTCATGATCAGCAGGATCTGCAGGCTGACCGAGTACTCCTGCTGGCCGCTGGCGTTGGTGCCAAGGGTGATCGCCGGGATCGACAACGGGTCGGCGGCCAGCGCCAGTGGCGCCGCCAACATCAGTGCCAACGTCAAGATGATGCGCAACGGCATTACTTCTTATCCTTCTGATCCTTGCCCAACAGCTCCATCAGGCGCTGGGCGAACTCGGGCGTCGCCTGCTCGGCAGTGGGCACCTGCACCGGCTCTTTGAGTACATGCAACGGCGTGATGGTGCCCGGGGTCAGGCCCAGCAGAATCTGCTCATTGCCGACCTGCACCAGCACCAGGCGATCCCGCGGCCCCAGGGCCCGGGAACCGATCAGCTCGATCACCTGGCCCTTGCCCGCAGGACCGGCCTGCTGCACCCGGCGCAACAGCCAGGCGAGGAAGAAGATCAGCCCGATCACCAGCAGCAGGCCCAGCACCAGCTGGGTCAACTGGCCACTGACGCTGCCCGTTGCCGGCGCGGCCGCAGCCACCGCAGCGGTGGCCGCCGGCTCTGCGGCCAGGGCGCTCAGGGGCAGCGCGAGCGCAATGCCAAGCAGCTTGTTCACTTAGCGCAGCTTCTTGATGCGTTCGCTGGGGCTGATCACGTCGGTCAGGCGAATGCCGAACTTTTCGTTGACCACCACCACCTCGCCGTGAGCGATCAGGGTGCCGTTGACCAGCACGTCCAGCGGCTCGCCGGCCAGGCGGTCAAGCTCGATCACCGACCCCTGGTTGAGCTGCAACAGGTTGCGGATGTTGATGTCGGTGCTGCCCACTTCCATGGAGATCGACACCGGAATGTCGAGAATCACATCCAGGTTGGGACCATCCAGGGTGACCGGCTCGTGGCTCTTGGGCACGCTGCCGAACTCTTCCATCTGCAAACGCCCGGAACTTGACGCAGCCCCCGCGTCCGCCGCCAGCAGAGCGTCGATATCCGCTTGACCGGCATCACCGGTTTCTTCCAGCGCAGCAGCCCATTCGTCGGCCAGAGCCTGGTCGTCCTGGGAGTTAATTTCGTCAGCCATCATGGGTCCTCGACGGGCAAAAATTCATTGAACAGCAAACAGGTTGGTGCGCCGCTCAACGGCGCTCGATCGGCTCGATCACTTGCAGCGCCAGATTGCCCTTGTGGGAACCCAGCTTGACCTTGAACGACGGCACGCCGTTGGCGCGCATGATCATGTCTTCCGGCAGCTCCACCGGGATCACATCGCCCGGCTGCATGTGCAGGATGTCGCGCAGGCGCAGCTGACGCCGGGCCACGGTGGCGCTCAGCGGCACGGCCACATCCAGCACGTCCTCGCGCAGGGCCTTGCTCCAGCGCTCGTCCTGGTCGTCCAGGTCGGACTGGAAGCCGGCGTCGAGCATTTCCCGGATCGGCTCGATCATCGAGTACGGCATGGTCACGTGCAGGTCGCCGCCACCGCCATCGAGTTCGATATGAAAGGTCGACACCACAATGGCTTCGCTGGGGCCGACGATGTTGGCCATGGCCGGGTTCACTTCGGAGTTTATGTACTCGAAGTTGACCGGCATGATCGCCTGCCAGGCTTCCTTGAGGTCGATGAAGGCCTGTTCCAGCACCATGCGCACCACCCGCAGCTCGGTAGGGGTGAACTCACGCCCTTCGATCTTGGCGTGGCGGCCATCGCCGCCGAAGAAGTTGTCCACCAGCTTGAACACCAGCTTGGCGTCAAGAATGAACAACGCCGTGCCGCGCAGCGGCTTGATCTTCACCAGGTTGAGGCTGGTGGGCACGTACAGCGAGTGCACGTACTCACCGAACTTCATGACCTGCACGCCACCTACCGCCACATCGGCGGAACGCCGCAGCATGTTGAACATGCTGATACGGGTGTAGCGGGCGAAACGCTCGTTGATCATTTCCAGGGTCGGCATGCGTCCGCGGACGATGCGATCCTGGCTGGTCAGGTCGTAGCTTTTGACACTGCCGGGTTCGGCAGCATGTTCGGTCTGTACCAGACCGTCGTCGACACCATGCAACAGCGCGTCGATCTCATCCTGGGACAGCAGGTCCTGCACGGCCATGTCGTGTTCCTACTGCAGTACGAAGTTAGTAAAGAGCAACTGTTCGACCACCACTTTGCCCACCTCTTTCTGCGCCACTTCCTGGACGCTGGCCGTGGCTTTCTGGCGGAGCATTTCCTGGCCGACCGGAGTCGCCAGGGTGTCGAAATTCTGTCCGGAGAACAGCATCACCAGGTTGTTGCGGATCACCGGCATGTGCACTTTCAGCGCGTCCAGATCAGCCTGGTTGCGCGCCAGCAGGGTAATGCTCACCTGCATGTAGCGCTGCCGGCCATTCTGCGTGTAGTTGGCGACAAAGGCCGGGGCCATGGGCTCGTAGATCGCCGCCGGCTTGACGTTGCTGGCGGTTTCCGCAACCGGTGCGGGCTTGCTCTGAGCACTGTGCATGAAGTACCAGGTGGCGCCGACCGACAGGCCGATGGCCAGCAACAACGCCAGGACAATCAAGAGGATAAGCTTGAGTTTGCTTTTCCCTGCGGTGGGTTTCTCTGCTGCTTCGCTCTTCGCCATGCCAATAATCCGTCACTATTCGGGGGTTCACAGTCGCACGGCAAGGCAAGAGCAAGTGTTATGCCAGATTTGTCAGAAAGCCGGGGATGAACGGCCAAGGGCAAGGCTGCGAGGGGAAACCTGCGGCGGCAGCCACACCGCAGGGATCGGCGTGGGGACCGGGAACCGGCCCCCGACAAGGGTCAAGCGTAGTAGTCGACGGCGCTGCTACCAATCACTGTCTGTACCGGAGCCTGCACTTCTGCCACGGCAGGCGACAACTCATCATCACCAGCGTCCAGGCGCCCACCGCTGGTGCTGGAACCGCTGCGACGATTCTGCTCCTGTTGCGCCTGTTCCTGCCCCTGCCAGCCACGGGACTGATCGGACACGTTGACGTCCACCTGCCCCAGGCCCTGCTGGTTGAACATGTCGCGCATGCGGTGCATCTGCCCTTCCAGGGCTTCGCGGACGCCAGCATGGGCGCTCATGAAGGTGACCTGGGTCTGCTGGTCCGGAATCATGTGCACGCGAATATCCAGGCGCCCCAGTTCCGCAGGCTGCAACTGGATGTCCGCCGACTTGAGATTGGTACTGGACAGGTACATCACCCGGTTGACCACTTCATCGGTCCAGCCGCTCTGGTGCATGGCCAGGGGCTGGTTGACCGGCACCGCGTTGGCGGTCTTGGGCGTTGCCGCCTGCATCAGGGCCGCCAGGCGATTGGCGAAATCATCCACCCGGGTATCGCTGGACGCGCCCTTGAGGTCTTTCAGGCCATCGGCAATCAGACCGGTGAAGGCTTTTTCGCCACCTTGTTCGGTACTGCCCTTGCCGGCCTGCTGCTCCAGCATGCCGACCATGGCATTGGCGAAGTTCTGCACCGACGTCAACTGGCCCTCGGCATTGGCGCTTGCAGGGGCGGCCTTGGGCTGCGCCTGACTGGAAGCCGAGACGTGACCGCCCTGCTCCATGGCCAGACGCACGGCCGGCATGGCATCCAAAGGATCGGCTTCGGGATCGAACACCGCCTCGGGCGGCTCGGCCGCAGGGGGCACCGCCGGCACTGCCGCGGCCACCACTGGCGGCACCACCACGGGTACTTCCACCTGAGGTTGCGGCGCCACCACCGGCGGCGGCACTTCCGCGACCTGAGGTTGCGGCTGGATGGCCGGCAACAGGCTAGGGTCCAGCGGCACCGGATTGACCGGGGCATCAGCCTGGGTGTTGTCGACCGGCTGGCTATCAGCCGACTTGCTGTCGGCCGGCTTACTGGCGTCACTGGCGGCGCTGGCCGGTTTGCTGTCGCTGCTCGTCGCTTTGTCGGCAGGCAAGGATTTGCCGCTATCGGCAACCACGGGCTGCGACGCGGCAGACTGATCGCTGGCGACATCTTTCTTTGGACTATTGTCGGCACCCTTGTCGCGCACCGGCTTGGGCGAGTTGTCGGCAAAGGTCAGCGACTTGTTCTGCGGCTTGCTCTGGGCCTCTTTGGCATAGAGCTGGGCGAAGCTGGGCGCCTTGTCACCAGGCTCGGCAACGCTTGCCAGGGGGCTGGCAGGAGTCGCTTGAGTCTTGGACTTAGCGCTGGCCTGAGCGGCGGCCTGAAGAAGCGTATTGGGGGTAACAGCCATGGGACAGTCTCCGCTGCACGGGGATCATAGGTACAGTCACGAGACTTGATTGCAAGGGTCGAGCCAGTTTCGTCAACCCGCTGAAAAAATATTGCTCAACAGTGAAAGCGTTGCAGTTCCTGCTCGCACAGGCGCCGGACAATGGCGAACTCGCCGTCGATCTCTCCCACCAGGCGGGCGATGCCATCGGTGGCGGACTGCCCGGCCCGCAACTCCAGCTCATGGCAGAGTTCCGCCAGGCGGATGGCACCCATGTTGCTACTGCTGCCCTTGAGGCTGTGAGCGGTGGCCACCAATTGCAAAGCGTCCTCGGATTTGTGCAGCAGCCGCACCCGCTCCTCGGAATCGCAGACGAAAGTGTCCAGCAGGACGGGGTATTCATCCTCCATCACTTCCTGCAATGCATTGAGCACCGTGTGGTCCAGATGTATCTCAGCCACTTGTTCACTCCTTGATCAAGAACCCGCGGGATTATGCCAGAGCGTCCCAGGAAAACTCCACGCAGACACTGCGCCCATCGTCCGACCACTGCGCCTGACGGCTCATCTGTCGGATCAGGCTGACGCCACGCCCCGAAAACCGTCCGGCATCGTTGGGACGGGCCATAACGGCCGCCACATCAAACCCATCACCACTGTCTTCGACCCGAACCACCAAGCGCCCTCCGGTTTCCAGAGGCTGCACCTGCAGGTGCACCCGGACAAAACCTTCCTGCAACTGCTCCAGCCTCAACGCGCGCTCGCGGTAGTAGCGGGTAAACCCCTCGGCATCGCGCTTGAGCCGGGAATCGAGCTTGAGCACGCCATGCTCCAGAGCATTGGAATAAAGCTCGGCCAGAACACTGTAGAGCACCCCGCTCTGGGAGCGCAGGCCGTGCACTTCAAGCAACAGTTGCAGCAGGTATGGCAGCGGATTGAAGCGCTTGAGAGTGGCCGCGCGAAACTCGAAACTCACCGACCAGTCCAGTGGACAGGACTGACCGCTGTCGGAGTACACCGGGGCCGGCGGCGCCAACCTGGGGAACTCCGGCAACCCGACCTCGACCATGCTCACATCGTCCCGGGCACTGCCACCAAAGCGCTCCAGGGCCTGCTGGACCTCCTCGAACAGCCGCTCCGGCTGGCGGTTGGCGGCAAACACCCGATACAGCCGCTCCACGCCAAACAGCTCCTCGTCGGCATTGCAGGTGTCGATCACCCCGTCGGACAACAGGAACACCCGATCCCCGGGCATCATGGAGAACACCTCGGTACGATCCTCGAACGCCTCGGCGCTCAATATTCCAAGGGGCAGATGCCGTGCCACCAGGGGCGTGCGCGCGTCACTGGCATGACGATACAGGTAGCCCTCGGGCATGCCGCCGTTCCACACCTCCACCGACCGTCGCTGGTAGCTCAGGCACAACAGGGTCGCGCAACAGAACATGTCCACCGGCAGGATGCGCTTGAGCTTGGCGTTCATCTCCCGCAGGGTTTCCGGCAAACCGTAGCCCTTGGCGGTCATGCCATAGAACACCTCAGCCAGGGGCATCGCCCCCACGGCCGCAGGCAAACCGTGCCCGGTGAAGTCCCCCAGCAGCACATGCATGTCCCCCGCCGGGGTATAGGCCGCCAGCAACAGATCGCCGTTGAACAGCGCATAAGGCGATTGCAGATAGCGGATATTCGGCGCGTCCAGGCAGCCGGAATGGGCCACCTTGTCGAACACGGCCTTGGCCACGCGCTGCTCGTTGAGCAGGTAATCGTGGTGGCGGGTGATCTGGTCGCGCTGCGCCAGCACGGTTTCCTGCAGGCGGCGCAGCCGGTCCATGGCATTGATCTTGGCGCCAAGGATCACCGGGTTGTAGGGCTTGGCCAGAAAGTCGTCGCCGCCCGCTTCCAGACAACGGGCAAGCGCCTCGCTCTCGCTGAGGGAGGTCAGAAAGATGATCGGCACCAGCGTCTCGCCCGCCAGGGCCTTGATCCGCCGCGCGGCCTCGAAGCCGTCCATCACCGGCATCAGCGCATCCATCAAGACGATTTGTGGTCGCTGCTGCTCGAACAACGCCAGGGCCTCGGCGCCATTGCTGGCCGCCAGCACCTGATGCCCCTGGCGCCGGATAATGCTGGACAGCAGCAGACGATCCGCCGCGCCATCTTCGGCAATCAGCACACACAGGGGCTCGGCCATGGAGCGCGGCCCGCTTAACTGATGTCGAAAAGCTTGTCGAAATTGGAAATGGCGAGAATCTTGCGCACATCCGAGTTGCTGTTGATCACCCGGACATCGGCGTTGTCGCCGCCGGCATGGTCACGCAACAGGAGCAGCATGCCCAGGGCAGAGCTGTCGAGGTAGGTGGCCTCCTTGAGGTCCACCACGATGGACTCCGGCGTCCGGTTGAGCCGCTCGTAGGATTCGCGAAACTCCTGATGACGCCCGAAATCAAAGCGCCCGCGAATGGAAATCGTGAGTTTCTGACCGTCCGGGGATATTTCTGTAACGACCGACATGTGACTGCTTCCTTGTCATTGACGACGTCTAAAAGGTGTAGCACCCAGCTGGCAGTCGAACAACCTGCAGACCGAAAATGAGCGCTATCAGTAAGGATTCTGACGGGGCAGCCGCTGGGAAAGTTCATCCAGCAGCTTCTGCTCGCGCTTGTCCTCAAGCGCCCGAGCCTCGTCGATGTAGCGCTGCACCAGCTTGCGCAGCCCCTCTACCCGGGCATAGGCCTGCTGCCAGGCCTCCCGCGCGCGATCGAGGTTGTTCTGATGCCAGGCCAGGCTCTGCCGTTGCTGGGCCACCGCCGTGTCCAACTGACTGAGAAAGTACTGGTAGTTCATCAGCCAGTGACCGCTGACGCCCAGCTTGCCGCGCTCGACCCACTGCTCCTGGTAATCGCCGCGAAAGCGCTCCAGATCCCCCAGCTTGCTCTCGGCCACGCGCACCTGCCCATGGAAGTACTCCAGGCGCTGGGCAGCGGTACGCTCGGCGCTTTCAGCCATGTCCACCACTGGCGCCAGGCGCGCCGCACGGCTATCGGCCATGGCCGGTTAACCGCCCGTCGCCGGAGCGAAAAGCATCTCCAGGTGGGTTTGGCTGTGGCCCAGGCTGACGTTGTCGTTCAGCCCCTGGCGCAGGTAGGCAACCATGGCCGGCTGCAGGGAAATCGCGGTATCGGTGTCGCGATCACCACCGGCCACATAAGCGCCGACGCTGATCAGATCCCGCGCCTGCTGATAACGCGACCACAACTGCTTGAAGTACTGGGCGCGCGCCATGTTGTCAGGGCTGATCACCGCCGGCATGACCCGGCTGATGGAGGCTTCGATGTCGATGGCGGGGTAATGCCCCTCCTCCGCCAGGCGCCGGGACAGCACGATATGCCCGTCGAGCACGCCTCGGGCCGAGTCGGCGATAGGGTCCTGCTGGTCATCGCCCTCGGACAGCACGGTATAGAAGGCCGTGATCGAACCCCCGCCGGCCTCGGCATTACCGGCCCGCTCCACCAGCTTGGGCAGCTTGGCGAACACCGAAGGCGGATAACC
Protein-coding sequences here:
- a CDS encoding Hpt domain-containing protein, with translation MAEIHLDHTVLNALQEVMEDEYPVLLDTFVCDSEERVRLLHKSEDALQLVATAHSLKGSSSNMGAIRLAELCHELELRAGQSATDGIARLVGEIDGEFAIVRRLCEQELQRFHC
- the fliM gene encoding flagellar motor switch protein FliM, with the translated sequence MAVQDLLSQDEIDALLHGVDDGLVQTEHAAEPGSVKSYDLTSQDRIVRGRMPTLEMINERFARYTRISMFNMLRRSADVAVGGVQVMKFGEYVHSLYVPTSLNLVKIKPLRGTALFILDAKLVFKLVDNFFGGDGRHAKIEGREFTPTELRVVRMVLEQAFIDLKEAWQAIMPVNFEYINSEVNPAMANIVGPSEAIVVSTFHIELDGGGGDLHVTMPYSMIEPIREMLDAGFQSDLDDQDERWSKALREDVLDVAVPLSATVARRQLRLRDILHMQPGDVIPVELPEDMIMRANGVPSFKVKLGSHKGNLALQVIEPIERR
- a CDS encoding flagellar hook-length control protein FliK, whose translation is MAVTPNTLLQAAAQASAKSKTQATPASPLASVAEPGDKAPSFAQLYAKEAQSKPQNKSLTFADNSPKPVRDKGADNSPKKDVASDQSAASQPVVADSGKSLPADKATSSDSKPASAASDASKPADSKSADSQPVDNTQADAPVNPVPLDPSLLPAIQPQPQVAEVPPPVVAPQPQVEVPVVVPPVVAAAVPAVPPAAEPPEAVFDPEADPLDAMPAVRLAMEQGGHVSASSQAQPKAAPASANAEGQLTSVQNFANAMVGMLEQQAGKGSTEQGGEKAFTGLIADGLKDLKGASSDTRVDDFANRLAALMQAATPKTANAVPVNQPLAMHQSGWTDEVVNRVMYLSSTNLKSADIQLQPAELGRLDIRVHMIPDQQTQVTFMSAHAGVREALEGQMHRMRDMFNQQGLGQVDVNVSDQSRGWQGQEQAQQEQNRRSGSSTSGGRLDAGDDELSPAVAEVQAPVQTVIGSSAVDYYA
- the fliL gene encoding flagellar basal body-associated protein FliL → MAKSEAAEKPTAGKSKLKLILLIVLALLLAIGLSVGATWYFMHSAQSKPAPVAETASNVKPAAIYEPMAPAFVANYTQNGRQRYMQVSITLLARNQADLDALKVHMPVIRNNLVMLFSGQNFDTLATPVGQEMLRQKATASVQEVAQKEVGKVVVEQLLFTNFVLQ
- the fliN gene encoding flagellar motor switch protein FliN, with the protein product MADEINSQDDQALADEWAAALEETGDAGQADIDALLAADAGAASSSGRLQMEEFGSVPKSHEPVTLDGPNLDVILDIPVSISMEVGSTDINIRNLLQLNQGSVIELDRLAGEPLDVLVNGTLIAHGEVVVVNEKFGIRLTDVISPSERIKKLR
- a CDS encoding STAS domain-containing protein, with the protein product MSVVTEISPDGQKLTISIRGRFDFGRHQEFRESYERLNRTPESIVVDLKEATYLDSSALGMLLLLRDHAGGDNADVRVINSNSDVRKILAISNFDKLFDIS
- a CDS encoding fused response regulator/phosphatase → MAEPLCVLIAEDGAADRLLLSSIIRRQGHQVLAASNGAEALALFEQQRPQIVLMDALMPVMDGFEAARRIKALAGETLVPIIFLTSLSESEALARCLEAGGDDFLAKPYNPVILGAKINAMDRLRRLQETVLAQRDQITRHHDYLLNEQRVAKAVFDKVAHSGCLDAPNIRYLQSPYALFNGDLLLAAYTPAGDMHVLLGDFTGHGLPAAVGAMPLAEVFYGMTAKGYGLPETLREMNAKLKRILPVDMFCCATLLCLSYQRRSVEVWNGGMPEGYLYRHASDARTPLVARHLPLGILSAEAFEDRTEVFSMMPGDRVFLLSDGVIDTCNADEELFGVERLYRVFAANRQPERLFEEVQQALERFGGSARDDVSMVEVGLPEFPRLAPPAPVYSDSGQSCPLDWSVSFEFRAATLKRFNPLPYLLQLLLEVHGLRSQSGVLYSVLAELYSNALEHGVLKLDSRLKRDAEGFTRYYRERALRLEQLQEGFVRVHLQVQPLETGGRLVVRVEDSGDGFDVAAVMARPNDAGRFSGRGVSLIRQMSRQAQWSDDGRSVCVEFSWDALA